A window of Acropora muricata isolate sample 2 chromosome 3, ASM3666990v1, whole genome shotgun sequence contains these coding sequences:
- the LOC136911040 gene encoding uncharacterized protein, with protein MSVNYGEPPSKRSRGEMGFGERTITLNMAKYDRSVQDYSDDVLVKLFELGLKIKESAVLSVNVNPKIVEEAINVEMQPVHDSLARMEGQMNDEIQQVKKEVSGELGRGFEAFGKNVDYLKGVVSKDITDLSSKLTTSVETVAKKVQPLELLNSSIGISVTGIKTQLQMDIQGSESRLEKRLNECNLKLDSISRSLEKPSSKGSRGEREVIEILKSYLQHMSYTIRDTSRTPGHGDIGVDTPNGHKIMIEVKSRERAVPKNEIEKFEENLANAPNYKVGILLSMTSGIARRGQQGWFEVAFVKNQYRIYVPNAYANREEHLIAWSVVLAAQLSSVDGELGEGQRSELMKIYNKFKEIIEQNKKCKSDLKALKECVKNLESSLNPIVDFVDQTAGAINKLLHSRASAK; from the coding sequence ATGTCAGTCAATTACGGTGAACCACCTTCCAAGCGATCGCGTGGAGAGATGGGTTTTGGGGAACGTACTATCACGCTCAATATGGCCAAGTACGATAGAAGCGTTCAAGATTATTCAGACGATGTCCtcgtcaaattatttgaacTGGGTCTCAAAATCAAAGAATCTGCTGTCCTGAGCGTCAATGTCAATCCGAAGATCGTGGAAGAGGCCATCAACGTTGAGATGCAGCCTGTTCACGACAGTTTGGCTCGAATGGAAGGGCAAATGAATGACGAGATACAACAAGTGAAAAAGGAAGTGTCTGGTGAACTTGGGCGCGGGTTTGAGGCGTTCGGGAAGAACGTTGATTATTTGAAAGGAGTGGTGTCAAAAGATATCACAGACTTGTCGAGTAAGTTGACAACAAGCGTGGAAACTGTTGCGAAGAAGGTTCAACCATTAGAATTGCTAAACAGTAGCATAGGCATTTCGGTTACGGGCATCAAAACACAGCTGCAAATGGACATTCAAGGCTCAGAATCGAGACTTGAAAAACGGTTGAACGAGTGCAACTTAAAATTGGACTCTATATCCAGGAGTTTAGAGAAACCCAGCAGCAAAGGTTCCCGAGGAGAAAGAGAAGTAATAGAGATCTTGAAATCTTACCTACAGCATATGAGCTACACCATCAGAGACACGAGCAGAACTCCAGGACACGGAGACATAGGAGTTGATACTCCAAATGGCCACAAGATAATGATAGAGGTAAAATCGCGGGAAAGGGCTGttccaaaaaatgaaatagaGAAGTTCGAAGAAAATCTTGCAAATGCTCCGAATTACAAGGTGGGAATCCTACTGTCCATGACGAGTGGGATTGCCAGAAGGGGACAGCAAGGATGGTTTGAAGTTGCTTTTGTCAAAAATCAATATCGAATCTACGTGCCAAACGCATACGCGAATAGGGAGGAGCATTTGATTGCGTGGAGCGTGGTGTTAGCTGCACAGCTGTCCAGCGTGGATGGGGAACTGGGTGAAGGGCAGCGTAGCGAGCTCATGAAAATCTACAATAAGTTTAAGGAGATCATCGAGCAGAACAAAAAGTGTAAATCCGACTTGAAAGCCCTTAAAGAGTGTgtgaaaaatttggaatccAGTCTTAACCCAATTGTAGATTTTGTCGATCAAACGGCAGGTGCCATTAACAAACTGTTACACTCTAGGGCCTCAGCGAAGTAA
- the LOC136911003 gene encoding phosphoserine phosphatase-like has protein sequence MTIQQAKTVWKKADAVCFDVDSTVIMDEGIDELAAFCGRGKEVSQWTVRAMGGGISFRTALSERLSIINVSKEKLHSFIENNPPRLTPGIRELVAALHKQGTDVYLISGGFKRIIQHAAEQLDIPAENIFANRLLFDDEGCFAGFDKSEPTSESGGKTRVVKHLKTKFGYKNLVMIGDGATDLETFPTADMFIGFGGNVIREKVKSQAPWFVTSFQELLQELQPPHSVNGLECHFNGEVNGTENHVFENRN, from the exons ATGACGATCCAACAAGCGAAAACGGTGTGGAAGAAGGCGGATGCAGTTTGTTTCGACGTTGATAGCACGGTTATTATGGACGAAGGCATCGACGAACTTGCGGCATTTTGTGGTCGAGGCAAAGAAGTTTCTCAGTG GACTGTTAGGGCAATGGGAGGAGGAATATCATTTCGAACAGCTCTGAGTGAAAGACTGAGCATCATAAATGTCTCCAAAGAAAAA CTTCATAGTTTTATAGAGAACAATCCTCCACGACTTACACCAGGAATAAG agAACTTGTCGCTGCTTTACACAAGCAGGGTACAGATGTGTATCTCATATCAGGTGGATTTAAAAGAATTATCCAGCATGCTGCAGAACAGCTTGACATTCCTGCTGAGAATATTTTTGCCAACAGACTGTTGTTTGACGATGAAG GTTGTTTTGCTGGCTTTGACAAAAGTGAACCTACCTCTGAATCTGGAGGAAAAACCCGTGTTgtaaaacatttgaaaacaaaatttggatACAAAAA ctTGGTTATGATTGGTGATGGAGCTACAGATCTTGAAACTTTCCCCACTGCA GATATGTTTATAGGGTTTGGAGGCAATGTCATCAGAGAGAAGGTCAAATCGCAAGCCCCATGGTTTGTGACAAGTTTTCAAGAACTTTTACAAGAGCTACAACCACCTCACTCTGTGAATGGCCTTGAATGCCATTTTAATGGTGAAGTGAACGGCACAGAAAATCATGTCTTTGAAAACAGGAACTGA